The following DNA comes from Desulfitibacter alkalitolerans DSM 16504.
GGCCAGGCGGATTTACAATGAACTCCTTATCCCAATTACCAGAAACAAGCTTTTCTAACAGTCTAAGTGATCCATCCCGTTCTTCAAAAGCAACACCTAGAAAATCAGCAACCTCTTTAGCATAATCAATATATCTGGCAGGTGCCTCTACTGTATGAACATATACCACCCGCTTGTAGTTTGCATATTCCATGTCTATAATCCATTTAGCTGTACTTTCATCATATTTCTCTATATATTCTTTATAACTGTCCAAAGGTCCTGCTTTCTGGTCTATCCAACCTTTACTTAAATAGTAAGTGGCTGGAAAGTCTGCAAATTCTTTATCATAGATAGATCTGGACCCTAGCAAAATACTTATGCAGTCATGGACCTTGGGAATAACTAAAGTGTGTTCATGGGATCCCAAATTGGCAGCTCCATTAGAGCAAAGTCCATATCCAAAAAGAATAGTATTATACCCTTTAGCCTCCTTGACTGTGTTTTTTAGTTTTTCTCTTAGAGCATCAGGGACTCTATGCAATGCATATTCTACCATCAAGGTGTCAATGTTATCCTTATTAACCGCCTTAATCTCATCCTCCAAAGTTTTGCACGCAACTATTAACCATTTGCTTTTATCTTGATTGTCCATTATCTTCCTCCCAATTAGGTCTTCCAATGGCTGTTACCACCATTCTGGTTTCAACATACACCTCGTCTGCCCAGTTAGCTGCAATTTTTCCGTAGACATCTTTCCTTTCGGAAAAGATCTCTATTTCACCTGCTCCTGCTTTCTTAGCATTAATCTCTGCATGTTTTAACGCTTCCTCCATTCCATAGCTGCATGCATCGTCTAGGTCAATAAAGCCTTTTCTTTCCCATGGCAGGTGTACTATATATCCACCTTCACCACCAGGCTTTATTAGACAGCGAATAGTTTCAATAACTTTCCCTGTGGCTGCACCTACTGCATTTGCAAC
Coding sequences within:
- a CDS encoding DUF1638 domain-containing protein; its protein translation is MDNQDKSKWLIVACKTLEDEIKAVNKDNIDTLMVEYALHRVPDALREKLKNTVKEAKGYNTILFGYGLCSNGAANLGSHEHTLVIPKVHDCISILLGSRSIYDKEFADFPATYYLSKGWIDQKAGPLDSYKEYIEKYDESTAKWIIDMEYANYKRVVYVHTVEAPARYIDYAKEVADFLGVAFEERDGSLRLLEKLVSGNWDKEFIVNPPGQIVMARSFL